Proteins from one Plasmodium gaboni strain SY75 chromosome 4, whole genome shotgun sequence genomic window:
- a CDS encoding putative zinc finger protein — MVINNIIDEENEKSIHTEIKCLKRKNEKKKITKLNFDITNSNNKEFFYNNENKNFQKNNHLLLYKENVINHQNNVNYINMENNINNNDLYIPDQDNWVQCDLCEKWRRLPQNINMENLPKIWYCKLNNDVRYNSCDIQEEVVIPYNYDVNKINDKNAITFNNNNNNNNNDFIKNDCSYNIINAHNITNRNISNSNNNIVPFNTDTLLYKEYNSSQQNVNDSFFYINNENNNIICNTHYNPISNNNSDFNSRNESIASFCHIKEVLTHNQNNKQNNYDNTLTNEIKKEENKEKKKQTKKNKQMLHNEEAVQTIHNDDLHSLSTEKKKSKDTYENMKCKNLIKKNIKKENINNYTIYDLKENPNTHQNDNNNNNNNNHNNHNSHDNNGYNNSKDLYLNYIHAKKTKNDKNANQDDATQNDDNQCQNLPVQPNSHFHNINLLKRNCKTKKRKTNNSLFKKYNSDGDLYEKPQKGVKQFNKTNMSDTDMNSKDNIKKFKSFFNKKNMNKSGAFYSYMHFIINSNLKQKKKKEECPLLNEKKNKKKIKENENKNETGKEDEQKNEDGNENRNMIMNNSQILDMEKRNVKNGKKKKKESTTYVINNMYTKTNDDEEQKVDEIKNLETSHMDQMKNVKRKKSQTNNKNKENVKIKNEKDNGKNNNDEMFNYVEYNTNSLKYNNNSNNDNNNSNNNNSNNNNSYNNNSNNNNSNNNNSNNNNSYNNNSNNNNNFDDNNNSNEQGDCLYENLHMTDSQIMKQNNMNMSGSFSNLKKKKSSDILLNNNIINNVDNTIHTNNVPVNNTTPVVVNWVQCELCKKWRKIDGHINISLLPEKWYCSLNFWNAYNNCDMEEEIYVEETANLEPLQNIKNNEYLKSTQNVHNKSNTNQQKNVIGSQNNLKIQKKVKSGKNSVTNYLNNMNISRKQSTEKGKNDCNKHRGSKKSNKNSMMLNENKYELDENDIKILNELNKKYSKIDILNIIFNNLQNDNDEMKRNNLINDFFTSSDTLPLNQNNECGNKLTLDELLSTPISENYLSQINYDMNNNNMNNNNNMNNSYNDEDKITYDEKNVMNNDNEMFYRNILSYSWASHNNNELLQSLDGMLKKNCFSNENYNILNEKKETYEQNEKYIFHPNNNINDNINNINYLNSSDNSCYVDLLKNSKFKYFLNYENIHKMFDTLPKYNYTASDEDNKNISNHINLKYKNLFYNNSQPCIKDDFTNSLRRRYYSCSLFDKDIYNDHHIDEERKQRSYLSDSVLKIRKCKKKLIHVKREYIFKINKLKKLLHNEVDDINEYEKNPTFYEKENNISECIKNCSTDIFPDIENKVSEEKEFFSYDECMLQNDPLKYVNYLSKLNTCIDTTCNTDDNKIMDSFNNVFNERNLINEDNMSSDQNGDHIYDELFNKMKSERHKGNVINEQSKGIILSESNKCEDEKIKNIDQIKNIGQIKNIDQIKNIDQIKNIDEIKNIDQIKNIDQIKNIDQINNTDEIKNVDEKSNIVNNTYEDMKTFFDNFYLEKDNSEKIYDDNNENENCNNLLYKKNFELFENSLKMFILNDEMFNNNNNNININSSSNYYSYNYFADDEYRINFNNDKNEVVNLKYDNYLNKSNIYETNNISKKEENTNYLSKSMGHINSFFSSSSILETLNDYCLNNILLKDQPNSYCANNNMETKDEIKKRNKSSIFLKSEDNKLSMDDYIKIRKYLNYFKMDMSYNQNVGNDEDYENDPCDENNKAKYITDMNNNMYDDNEPCYSYKKDTSILNSMTTPNFDPLEKLMTRVSVSSVKEKTRNSHSNSNNKKEKLLNLDDKNNKKNIKLNNSKKSFLKGGVLLNRSDSFIKKGTKNSLHINNNNNNNNNKIENYVSNVYENDNASSAFPRDALLNLNNKKDNREKKKDRKDKEKEDVIILKDIKNVDEDNEYISFNVCYDDNINNIKELIKNRSSHQKNSVDMNNGNLMLSDNNKSNNIYMNNIYMNNIHNNNTHSNNIHNNNIHSNKLNHNNNSVVNLKNKTHMCENASASYVQEDNNNNQIKITILNTNKFKRHILSSRVIIYSKGASLVYNVDEINKNSIYFYNNEEEVYIAKGKQKHDDINKDQNNEMESNNIYLNYANNINFNDNDEYHKNNDDKTSNTYYDDNNTTEGGKIKKIGTSVFNYDYKKMINEISQFNSNIKKQIPHIKYKFKKYIDTIPDKKKKISQRCQKSEKRKMSARNIHIQEFNSLDGNINNIMNDHIYNDTINNNNIMNKEHDKHVEINHIRKKNEKHPNDHVNNININNINDNYLDTIKTIEQNIGVSKNKNKNKQVICKNIIKKENDHNIVHANNDAVGDKNITIERNEKFLKKKNSSSKYKIHNNNKLNEENKLNEENKLNEENKLNEENKLNEENKLNEENKLNYNLSESYNDNNIHEFLNNQTFKTNKDILNNEQVHDEDKYNTDNKKKKNTLLKNVDNKKSKLSEMMDGQREIKKKDILQVKDKNKKRSLKYDSDDINKDVHDDDKKDDHDDKNKDDHDDKNKDIHDDKXXXXXXXXXXDEHKKRSYVVGDNTYINPRNSFYDEEKYSHYEKNNIHDSNTRIYEKRKTSIFSNKYEKPYYKNSVDEKDKDYYQINNDKYDDKYDKYDKHVDKYNYNEKDESHRDEEFYYKKNKDQYERENKYINHHNNYNSYKKEKKYHVYTNKKLINKNYNSIYDTCNNSINFEKDHDGNSSVSSKMYYLLKEKEKKKQEKSTEDPNSQNDHIYISNTYKSNKYDHHEKNYYEDKNVRKDNKAFEGDNKRFSESNKNDDHAYNIIQKRNNEDYNKMYYDRYDKYDRYDRYDRH; from the coding sequence atggtaataaataatattatcgatgaagaaaatgaaaagtCAATACATACAGAAATTAAATGtttaaaaagaaagaatgaaaaaaaaaaaattaccAAACTAAATTTTGATATAACaaattcaaataataaagaatttttttataataatgaaaataaaaattttcaaaaaaacaatcatttgttattatataaagaaaatgtaataaaccatcaaaataatgttaattatataaatatggagaataatataaataataatgatttatatatccCAGATCAAGATAACTGGGTTCAATGTGATTTATGTGAAAAATGGAGACGCTTACcacaaaatataaatatggaAAACTTACCAAAAATATGGTACTgtaaattaaataatgatgtAAGATATAATTCTTGTGATATACAAGAAGAAGTAGTTATTccatataattatgatgtaaataaaattaatgataaaaatgcaattacttttaataataacaataataacaataacaatgattttataaaaaatgattgttcttacaatattattaatgctcataatattacaaatCGTAATATTAGTAATAgcaataataatattgttcCTTTTAATACAGATACCTTATTATATAAGGAATATAATTCTTCACAACAAAATGTTAATgattcttttttttatataaataatgaaaataacaatattatatgcaATACACATTATAATCCTATctctaataataattcagATTTTAATTCAAGAAACGAATCAATTGCATCCTTTTGTCATATAAAGGAAGTGCTTACACATAATCAAAAcaataaacaaaataattatgataacACTTTAAcaaatgaaattaaaaaagaagaaaacaaggaaaaaaaaaaacaaaccaaaaaaaataagCAAATGTTGCATAATGAAGAAGCTGTTCAAACTATACACAATGATGACTTACATTCATTAAGTacagaaaaaaagaaaagtaAAGATACCtatgaaaatatgaaatgtaaaaatctcataaaaaaaaatattaaaaaggaaaatataaataattatactATTTATGATTTAAAGGAAAATCCCAATACACACCAAAATgacaacaacaataataataataataatcataataatcataatagtcatgataataatggttataataattcaaaagACCTTTACTTAAATTATATCCATGCCAAAAAAACAAAGAACGATAAAAATGCAAACCAAGACGATGCAACACAAAACGATGATAACCAATGTCAAAATTTACCTGTACAACCAAACAGCcattttcataatataaatttactaaaaagaaattgtaaaacgaaaaaaagaaaaacaaataatagtttattcaaaaaatataatagtGATGGAgatttatatgaaaaacCACAAAAAGGTGTAAAACaatttaataaaacaaatatgAGTGATACAGATATGAATTCAAAggataatattaaaaagttcaaaagtttttttaataaaaaaaatatgaacaagTCAGGTGCTTTTTATTCTTACATGcattttatcattaattCCAATTTGaaacagaaaaaaaaaaaagaggaGTGTCCCTTGCTgaatgagaaaaaaaataaaaagaaaataaaggaaaatgagaataaaaatgaaactGGGAAAGAAGACGAACAGAAAAATGAAGATGGAAATGAAAACAGAAATATGATTATGAATAATTCCCAAATTTTGGACATGGAAAAACGTAATGTGAAAAATggtaaaaaaaagaaaaaagaaagtaCGACATATGtgataaataatatgtatacTAAAACtaatgatgatgaagagCAAAAAGTAGATGAGATTAAAAATTTGGAGACATCGCACATGGATCAAATGAAAAATGTCAAGAGAAAAAAGAGtcaaacaaataataaaaataaagaaaatgtaaaaataaaaaatgaaaaggataatggtaaaaataataatgatgaaatGTTTAATTATGTGGAGTATAATACGAATAgtttaaaatataacaacaacagtaataatgataataataatagtaataataataatagtaataataataatagttataataataatagtaataataataatagtaataataataatagtaataataataatagttataataataatagtaataataataacaattttgatgataataataattcaaatgAACAAGGGGATTGTTTATATGAAAATCTTCATATGACAGATAGCCAAATAATgaaacaaaataatatgaacatGTCAGGAAGTTTTTcaaatttaaaaaaaaaaaaaagttctgatatattattaaataataatataattaataatgtGGATAATACTATTCATACAAATAACGTACCTGTTAATAATACTACTCCTGTTGTAGTTAACTGGGTGCAATGTGAATTATGTAAGAAGTGGAGAAAAATCGATGgtcatattaatataagTTTATTACCAGAAAAATGGTATTGCTCTTTAAATTTTTGGAATGCTTATAATAATTGTGATATGgaagaagaaatatatgttGAAGAAACAGCTAATTTGGAACCCCTccaaaatataaaaaataatgaatatttaaaaagcACACAAAATGtacataataaaagtaaCACAAATCAACAAAAGAATGTAATAGGTTCacaaaataatttgaaaattcaaaaaaaagtaaaaagTGGAAAAAATAGTGTAACCAATTActtgaataatatgaatatttcAAGGAAACAATCTACagaaaaaggaaaaaatgATTGTAATAAACATCGGGGTAGtaaaaaatcaaataaGAATAGTATGATGcttaatgaaaataaatatgaacttgatgaaaatgatattaaaatattaaatgaattaaataaaaaatattctaaaatagatattttaaatataatatttaataatttgcagaatgataatgatgaaatgaaaagaaataatttaataaatgaCTTTTTTACAAGTTCAGATACTTTACCAttaaatcaaaataatgaatGTGGTAATAAATTAACATTAGATGAATTGTTGAGTACTCCAATAAGtgaaaattatttatcacaaataaattatgatatgaataataataatatgaataataataataatatgaataattcttataatgatgaagataaaataacttatgatgaaaaaaatgttatgAATAATGACAATGAGATGttttatagaaatattCTTTCATATTCATGGGCATctcataataataatgaattattaCAATCTCTAGATGgtatgttaaaaaaaaattgtttttcaaatgaaaattataatatattaaatgaaaagaaGGAAACGtatgaacaaaatgaaaaatatattttccacccaaataataatataaatgataatataaataatataaattacCTTAATAGTAGTGATAATTCTTGTTATGTggatttattaaaaaatagcaaatttaaatattttttgaattatgaaaatattcataaaatgTTTGATACTTTGCctaaatataattatacaGCTTCtgatgaagataataaaaatatatcaaatcatataaatttaaaatataaaaatttattttataataattcacAACCATGTATTAAGGATGATTTTACAAATTCTTTGAGAAGAAGATATTATTCATGCAGTTTATTTGATaaggatatatataatgacCATCATATAGATGAAGAGAGAAAACAAAGAAGTTATTTATCAGATAGtgttttaaaaataagaaagtgcaaaaaaaaattaattcaTGTTAAACGTgagtatatatttaagataaacaaattaaaaaagttATTACATAATGAAGttgatgatataaatgagtatgaaaaaaatccaaccttttatgaaaaagaaaataatataagtgagtgtataaaaaattgtaGTACAGATATTTTTCCAgatattgaaaataaagTAAGTGAAGAAAAGgaatttttttcatatgaTGAATGCATGCTTCAAAATGATcctttaaaatatgtaaattatCTAAGCAAGTTAAATACTTGTATAGACACAACATGTAACActgatgataataaaattatggATAGTTTTAATAATGTGTTCAATGAAAGGAATCtaataaatgaagataatatGTCAAGTGATCAAAATGGGGATCATATTTACGATGAATTATTtaacaaaatgaaaagtGAAAGGCATAAAGGTAATGTAATAAATGAACAGTCAAAGGGAATAATTCTGAGTGAATCAAATAAATGTgaagatgaaaaaataaaaaatattgaccaaataaaaaatattggccaaataaaaaatattgaccaaataaaaaatattgaccaaataaaaaatattgacgaaataaaaaatattgaccaaataaaaaatattgaccaaataaaaaatattgaccaaataaataatactgacgaaataaaaaatgttgaCGAAAAAAGTAACATtgttaataatacatatgaAGATATGAAAACATTTTTTGATAACTTCTATTTAGAAAAAGACAATAgtgaaaaaatatatgatgataataatgagaatgaaaattgtaataatttattatataaaaagaattttgAATTGTTTGAAAATAGtttaaaaatgtttatattaaatgatgaaatgtttaataataataataataatattaatattaatagtagtagtaattattattcttataattattttgcagatgatgaatatagaataaattttaataatgataagAATGAAGTGgttaatttaaaatatgataactatttaaataaaagcaatatttatgaaacaaataatatatcaaagaaagaagaaaatacaAATTATTTAAGTAAATCTATGGGTCatataaattcttttttttcctcATCATCTATATTAGAAACATTAAATGATTATTGtctaaataatattttattaaagGATCAACCAAATTCGTATTGTgcaaataataatatggagacaaaagatgaaataaaaaaaaggaataaatcgtctatatttttaaaaagtgaagataataaattaagtatggatgattatataaaaataagaaaatatttaaattattttaaaatgGATATGTCTTATAATCAGAATGTGGGTAATGACGAAGATTATGAAAATGATCCATGTGATGAAAACAATAAGGCTAAATATATTACTGATATGAATAACAATATGtatgatgataatgaaCCTTGTTATAGTTATAAGAAGGATACATCTATATTAAACAGTATGACAACTCCAAATTTTGATCCTCttgaaaaattaatgaCTCGTGTTTCAGTATCAAGTgtgaaagaaaaaacaaGAAATAGTCATAGCAATTCaaataacaaaaaagaaaaactCCTTAATCttgatgataaaaataataaaaaaaatattaaattgAATAACTCTAAAAAGTCCTTTTTAAAAGGTGGTGTTTTATTAAACAGAAGTGATAGTTTTATAAAGAAAGGTACAAAAAATTCTTTACACATcaataacaataataataataataataataaaattgaaaatTATGTTAGTAATGTTTATGAGAATGATAATGCAAGTAGTGCATTTCCTAGGGATGctttattaaatttaaataataagaagGATAATAgagaaaagaaaaaggatagaaaagataaagaaaaagaagatgtaataatattaaaagatataaaaaatgtggatgaagataatgaatatatatcCTTTAATGTATgttatgatgataatataaataatattaaagaGTTAATTAAGAATAGAAGTAGTCATCAAAAAAATAGTGTTGATATGAACAATGGAAATTTGATGTTATcagataataataaaagtaataatatttatatgaataatatttatatgaataatattcataataataatactcatagtaataatattcataataataatattcatagTAATAAACTTAATCATAATAACAACTCTGTTGTTAACTTAAAGAACAAGACTCACATGTGTGAAAATGCATCCGCATCATATGTCCaagaagataataataataatcaaattaaaataacaatattaaaTACGAACAAATTTAAAAGACATATCTTAAGCAGTAGAGTTATAATTTATTCTAAAGGAGCTTCCCTAGTATATAATGTagatgaaataaataagaatagtatttatttttataataatgaagaagaagTATATATAGCTAAAGGCAAACAAAAAcatgatgatataaataaagatcaaaataatgaaatggaaagtaataatatatatcttaattatgcaaataatattaattttaatgataatgatgaatatcataaaaataatgatgataagactagtaatacatattatgatgataataatacCACTGAAGGgggaaaaataaaaaaaattggGACCTCTGTATTTAattatgattataaaaaaatgatcAATGAAATAAGTCAATTCAATagtaatattaaaaaacaaataccacatataaaatataagtttaagaaatatattgataCAATTCcagataaaaaaaaaaaaataagtCAAAGATGTCAAAAAAGcgaaaaaagaaaaatgtCAGCAAGGAACATACATATTCAAGAATTTAATTCACTAGATGgtaatattaataatataatgaatgatcacatatataatgatactataaataataataatattatgaataaGGAGCACGACAAACATGTAgaaataaatcatataaggaaaaaaaatgaaaaacaTCCAAACGATCAtgtgaataatataaatatcaacaatataaatgataattatcTTGATACCATAAAAACGATTGAACAAAATATTGGTgtatcaaaaaataaaaataaaaataaacaagtcatatgtaaaaatattatcaaaaagGAAAATGACCATAATATTGTGCATGCTAACAATGATGCAGTTGgtgataaaaatataactattgaaagaaatgaaaaattcttaaaaaaaaaaaatagcagttcaaaatataaaatacataataataacaaattgaatgaagaaaacaaattaaatgaagaaaacaaattaaatgaagaaaacaaattaaatgaagaaaacaaattaaatgaagaaaacaaattaaatgaagaaaacaaattaaattataatttaagTGAATCCTAcaatgataataatatacacGAATTTTTGAATAATCAAACGTTTAAAACAAAcaaagatatattaaataatgaacaAGTTCATGATgaagataaatataatacagataacaaaaaaaaaaaaaataccTTACTCAAAAATGTGGATAACAAAAAAAGTAAGTTGTCAGAAATGATGGATGGTCAAAgagaaataaaaaagaaagataTACTACAGGTAAaggataaaaataaaaaacgTAGTCTTAAATATGACAgtgatgatataaataaagatgTTCATGATGATGATAAGAAAGATGATcatgatgataaaaataaagatgatcatgatgataaaaataaagatattcATGATGATAAAANNNNNNNNNNNNNNNNNNNNNNNNNNNNTGATGAgcataaaaaaagaagCTATGTTGTAGGAGAcaatacatatataaacCCGAGGAATAGTTTTtatgatgaagaaaaatattctcattatgaaaaaaacaatatacATGATAGTAATACAAGGatatatgaaaaaagaaaaacaagTATTTTTagtaataaatatgaaaaaccatattataaaaatagtGTGGATGAAAAGGACAAAGattattatcaaataaataatgataagtatgatgataaatatgataaGTATGATAAACATGTTGacaaatataattataatgaaaagGATGAATCACATAGAGATGAAgaattttattataaaaaaaataaagatcAATATGAAagagaaaataaatatattaatcatcataataattataattcatataaaaaagaaaaaaaatatcatgtatatacaaataaaaaacttataaacaaaaattataattctATATATGATACTTGTAATAATAGTATAAATTTTGAAAAAGATCATGATGGAAATTCTAGTGTTTCATcaaaaatgtattatttattgaaagaaaaagaaaaaaaaaaacaagaaaaaaGCACAGAAGATCCTAATAGCCAAAATGATCATATCTATATTAGTAATACTTACAAGagtaataaatatgatcatcatgaaaagaattattatgaaGACAAAAATGTCAGAAAAGATAATAAAGCATTTGAAGGTGATAATAAAAGATTTAGTGAATCAAACAAAAATGACGATCAtgcatataatataatacaaaagAGAAATAATGAAGATTATAATAAGATGTATTATGACAGATATGATAAGTATGACAGATATGATAGATATGACAGACATGA
- a CDS encoding serine/threonine protein kinase RIO2, which yields MKLDISCFSFLSRNEYRVLTAIEMGMRNHEYLSVSLISSIANLRKEGIVSVLKKLLKNKLISHQNKKYDGYKLTYLGYDFLALRTFLKRGILKSIGNQIGVGKESDIYICKDVNDNLLCLKIHRLGRISFRTIKNNRDYYGKKCFRNWLYLSRIAATKEYAYLKALYENKFPVPKPHDINRHMIIMSYINGYPLSHVKLNNPYKVIDILFNILVKFAKADIIHGDYNEFNILIDDDENVTIIDFPQIVSLGHANAKMYFERDIKCVINHFFKKYKIKIEEYPLYEDVVLLNKDKLNIDQNDVTNQDDNLLLEVLQNDKLNYSSDATNNLDEPHEQHIDASLEKEETLDEYNESTHMFELHMCMDNQNKYDKDDIKMNRGNINDNCDSGGGNMKNEEETNGGSVIYEKREDTNGGTSIFEKEGDKRNDSILFEKEGDKRKDSILFEKEGDKRKDGILFEKEGDKRNDSILFEKEGDKRKDGIFFEKEEDTLEHILMDNNYEEKKKRQKEEYIKKMESISIKQSDNNNNNNNNRRYDKCGDNSLSCDEIESDNSSEMNNNDDTDFSSSSSDENSLDHETKKLSDTWKPHLRKYTKEYVKNKLKYMYRKKKSKEKFKENLKTKNKKKVMEKIKNYL from the coding sequence atgaagtTGGATATTTCTTGCTTTAGTTTTTTATCTCGAAATGAGTACAGAGTACTTACAGCGATTGAGATGGGTATGAGGAACCATGAGTATTTATCTGTATCATTAATATCATCAATAGCAAATTTAAGAAAGGAAGGAATTGTTAGTGttttaaagaaattattaaaaaataaattgaTTAGTCATCAGAATAAGAAATATGATGGGTATAAATTAACATATTTAGGATATGATTTTTTGGCTTTAAgaacatttttaaaaagaggtatattaaaaagtaTAGGTAATCAAATTGGTGTTGGTAAAGAATctgatatatatatatgtaaagATGTGAATGATAATTTGTTATgtttaaaaatacataGATTAGGACGTATATCATTTCGAACgattaaaaataatagaGATTATTATGgtaaaaaatgttttagAAATTGGTTATATCTATCAAGAATAGCAGCAACAAAAGAATATGCATATCTAAAAGcattatatgaaaataaattccCAGTACCTAAGCCACATGATATAAATAGAcatatgataattatgTCTTATATAAATGGATATCCACTATCACATGTGAAATTAAATAATCCTTATAAAGTAATcgatatattatttaatattctTGTGAAATTTGCTAAAGCAGATATTATACATGGAGATTATAACgaatttaatatattaattgatgatgatgaaaatgtAACTATTATTGATTTTCCTCAGATAGTTTCTTTAGGACATGCTAATGCAAAAATGTATTTTGAAAGAGATATAAAATGTGTTATTAATCacttttttaaaaaatataaaataaaaattgaaGAATATCCATTATATGAAGATGTGGTcttattaaataaagaCAAATTAAATATTGATCAAAACGATGTTACAAATCAGgatgataatttattacTTGAGGTTTtacaaaatgataaattaaattatagTTCAGATGCTACGAATAATTTGGATGAACCACATGAACAACACATCGATGCATCCTTAGAAAAAGAGGAAACCTTGGATGAATATAATGAGAGCACACATATGTTTGAATTACATATGTGTATGgataatcaaaataaatatgacaaggatgatataaaaatgaatagGGGCAACATAAATGATAATTGTGATAGTGGAGGGGGTAACATGAAAAATGAGGAAGAAACAAATGGGGGTAGTGTCATATATGAAAAGAGGGAAGACACAAATGGGGGTACTTCCATTTTTGAGAAAGAAGGAGATAAAAGGAATGATagtattttatttgaaaaagAAGGAGATAAAAGGAAAGATagtattttatttgaaaaagAAGGAGATAAAAGGAAAGATGGTATTTTATTTGAGAAAGAAGGAGATAAAAGGAATGATagtattttatttgaaaaagAAGGAGATAAAAGGAAAGATggtattttttttgagaAAGAAGAAGATACCCTTGAACATATTTTAATggataataattatgaagaaaaaaaaaaaagacaaaaagaagaatatattaaaaagatGGAAAGTATTTCTATAAAACAaagtgataataataataataataataataacagACGATATGACAAATGTGGTGATAATTCATTATCATGTGATGAAATAGAAAGTGATAATTCGAGTGAAATGAACAATAATGATGACACAGATTTTTCGAGCTCTTCATCAGATGAAAATTCGTTAGATCatgaaacaaaaaaattgtCAGACACGTGGAAACCACatttaagaaaatataccaaggaatatgtaaaaaataagttgaaatatatgtatagaaaaaaaaaaagtaagGAAAAATTTAAGgaaaatttaaaaacaaaaaataaaaaaaaagttatggagaaaattaaaaattacttataa